The Anolis carolinensis isolate JA03-04 chromosome 1, rAnoCar3.1.pri, whole genome shotgun sequence genome window below encodes:
- the cnih4 gene encoding protein cornichon homolog 4 isoform X2 — translation MLISLHWFIFLLNLPVATWNIYRFIMVPSGNMGVFDPTEIHNRGQLKSHMKEAMIKLGFHLLCFFMYLYSMILALIND, via the exons ATGCTTATTTCACTGCACTGGTTCATCTTCCTCCTCAATTTACCTGTTGCAACCTGGAATATCTATAG GTTCATTATGGTTCCCAGTGGAAACATGGGAGTATTTGATCCCACAGAGATCCATAATCGAGGGCAGCTAAAATCACACATGAAGGAAGCCATGATTAAACTTGGTTTTCACCTTCTTTGTTTTTTCATGTACCTTTATAG TATGATCCTGGCATTGATAAATGACTGA